From the genome of Cedecea lapagei, one region includes:
- a CDS encoding glucose-6-phosphate isomerase family protein — protein sequence MTDSVKKYGLDILIHHQPMGFSYGEETLGPLPEIRTLDQIRASLRDPECTGPEQVYAIAMDVARISDIEELKKRMLLFGVVTYASGRLGEEPVRSQGHIHRVSAHSGWSPPELYEIWQGKAIIYMQEFVADDPGRCFAVLAGAGDKILVPPGWAHATVSASPHEPLTFGAWCDREYGFEYEAVRAYKGLAWYPILQNEHVAWQHNRHYMPGRLQTTYPRKYHEFGITDEPLYQQFVDDPARFQFISRPGMVAEKWVNFHP from the coding sequence ATGACTGATAGCGTAAAAAAATATGGCCTGGATATTCTGATTCACCATCAGCCCATGGGGTTCAGCTATGGGGAAGAAACGCTGGGTCCTTTGCCTGAAATTCGCACGCTCGATCAAATCCGGGCTTCTCTGCGAGATCCAGAATGCACAGGGCCGGAGCAGGTGTATGCGATTGCGATGGACGTTGCCCGGATAAGCGATATTGAAGAGCTGAAGAAACGCATGCTGCTTTTTGGCGTGGTGACCTATGCCTCCGGGCGTTTGGGTGAAGAGCCAGTCCGCAGCCAGGGGCATATTCACCGCGTCAGCGCTCACAGCGGATGGTCGCCGCCGGAACTGTATGAGATCTGGCAGGGCAAGGCGATTATCTATATGCAGGAGTTTGTGGCCGACGATCCGGGCCGCTGCTTTGCCGTTTTAGCTGGCGCCGGAGATAAGATACTTGTCCCTCCAGGTTGGGCGCATGCCACCGTTTCCGCTTCACCGCACGAGCCATTAACGTTTGGCGCTTGGTGCGACAGGGAATATGGCTTTGAATACGAGGCCGTGCGGGCCTATAAGGGGCTGGCGTGGTACCCGATTTTGCAGAATGAGCATGTTGCCTGGCAGCATAATCGACATTACATGCCAGGGCGCCTGCAGACGACCTACCCGCGAAAATACCACGAGTTTGGGATCACAGATGAACCGCTGTATCAGCAGTTTGTGGACGATCCTGCTCGTTTTCAGTTTATTTCCAGACCGGGAATGGTTGCCGAAAAGTGGGTGAACTTTCACCCTTAA
- the carA gene encoding glutamine-hydrolyzing carbamoyl-phosphate synthase small subunit, producing the protein MIKSALLVLEDGTQFHGRAIGASGTAVGEVVFNTSLTGYQEILTDPSYSRQIVTLTYPHIGNVGTNEADEESSQVHAQGLVIRDLPLIASNFRSQEDLSSYLKRHNIVAIADIDTRKLTRLLREKGAQNGCIIAGDNVDAALALEKAKAFPGLNGMDLAKEVTTKEAYAWQQGSWTLEGNLPEAAKAEALPFHVVAYDYGAKRNILRMLVDRGCRLTVVPAQTPAEEVLKMNPDGIFLSNGPGDPAPCDYAISAIKSFLETDIPVFGICLGHQLLALASGANTVKMKFGHHGGNHPVKDLDKDCVMITAQNHGFAVDEATLPANLRVTHKSLFDGTLQGIHRTDKAAFSFQGHPEASPGPHDAAPLFDHFIDLIKQYRSSAK; encoded by the coding sequence TTGATTAAGTCAGCGCTGTTGGTTCTGGAAGACGGAACCCAATTCCACGGTCGGGCCATTGGGGCATCGGGTACGGCAGTGGGTGAAGTCGTTTTCAATACCTCATTGACCGGTTATCAAGAAATCCTCACTGATCCTTCCTACTCCCGCCAGATCGTCACCCTTACTTATCCCCATATCGGCAATGTCGGCACCAACGAAGCCGACGAAGAATCCTCCCAGGTCCATGCGCAAGGCCTCGTCATTCGTGACCTGCCGCTGATTGCCAGCAACTTCAGAAGCCAGGAAGATCTTTCTTCTTATCTTAAGCGCCATAACATCGTGGCCATTGCCGATATTGATACCCGTAAACTGACCCGTCTGCTGCGTGAAAAAGGCGCTCAGAACGGCTGTATTATCGCGGGCGATAACGTAGATGCGGCTCTGGCGCTGGAAAAAGCGAAAGCGTTCCCTGGCCTGAACGGCATGGATCTCGCAAAAGAAGTGACGACCAAAGAAGCGTACGCCTGGCAGCAGGGGAGCTGGACGCTCGAAGGTAATCTGCCGGAAGCGGCAAAAGCAGAAGCGTTACCTTTCCACGTAGTGGCTTACGACTACGGCGCAAAACGCAATATTCTGCGCATGCTGGTGGACAGAGGCTGTCGCCTGACGGTTGTCCCGGCGCAAACGCCGGCGGAAGAGGTGTTGAAGATGAACCCGGATGGCATCTTCCTTTCTAACGGCCCTGGCGACCCGGCTCCGTGCGACTACGCTATCAGCGCCATTAAATCCTTCCTCGAAACAGATATTCCGGTGTTCGGCATCTGCCTCGGTCACCAGCTGCTGGCGCTGGCAAGCGGCGCTAATACCGTGAAGATGAAGTTTGGCCATCACGGCGGTAACCACCCGGTGAAGGATCTGGATAAAGACTGCGTGATGATCACCGCCCAGAACCACGGTTTTGCGGTTGATGAGGCGACGCTGCCTGCCAACCTGCGCGTGACCCACAAATCCCTGTTCGATGGCACGCTGCAGGGCATCCATCGCACCGATAAAGCCGCGTTCAGCTTCCAGGGGCACCCTGAGGCTAGCCCGGGGCCGCACGACGCTGCGCCGCTGTTTGACCACTTTATCGATTTGA
- the ispH gene encoding 4-hydroxy-3-methylbut-2-enyl diphosphate reductase produces the protein MQILLANPRGFCAGVDRAISIVENALQIYGAPIYVRHEVVHNRYVVDSLRARGAIFIEQISEVPDGAILIFSAHGVSQSVRNEAKSRELTVFDATCPLVTKVHMEVARASRRGEESILIGHAGHPEVEGTMGQYSNPKGGMYLVESPEDVWTLEVKDESNLSFMTQTTLSVDDTSDVIDALRKRFPKIIGPRKDDICYATTNRQEAVRALASEADVVLVVGSKNSSNSNRLAELAQRMGKAAWLIDDASDIQEAWFKDVSCVGVTAGASAPDVLVQNVITRLRELGGSEAQELTGREENIVFEVPRELRVDIREVD, from the coding sequence ATGCAGATCCTGTTGGCTAATCCCAGAGGCTTTTGTGCTGGGGTCGACCGCGCTATCAGCATCGTCGAAAACGCGCTGCAGATTTACGGCGCGCCGATCTACGTTCGCCACGAAGTTGTGCATAACCGCTACGTGGTCGACAGCCTGCGTGCGCGCGGCGCCATTTTCATCGAGCAGATCAGCGAAGTGCCGGACGGCGCAATCCTGATTTTCTCCGCACACGGGGTTTCCCAGTCCGTGCGTAACGAAGCCAAAAGCCGCGAGCTGACGGTCTTCGATGCCACCTGCCCGCTGGTGACTAAGGTGCATATGGAGGTGGCGCGCGCCAGCCGCCGTGGTGAAGAGTCCATTCTGATTGGCCATGCCGGCCACCCGGAAGTGGAGGGCACCATGGGCCAGTACAGCAACCCGAAAGGCGGAATGTATCTGGTGGAGTCGCCGGAGGATGTCTGGACGCTTGAGGTTAAAGACGAAAGTAATCTGTCGTTTATGACCCAGACCACGCTTTCCGTGGACGATACCTCGGACGTGATTGACGCTCTGCGCAAGCGCTTCCCGAAAATCATTGGGCCGCGTAAAGACGACATTTGCTACGCCACCACGAATCGTCAGGAAGCGGTGCGTGCTCTGGCCAGCGAAGCCGATGTGGTGCTGGTTGTGGGATCTAAAAACTCCTCCAACTCCAACCGCCTGGCCGAACTGGCGCAGCGAATGGGGAAAGCGGCCTGGCTTATCGACGACGCCTCTGATATTCAGGAAGCATGGTTCAAAGACGTGAGCTGTGTGGGCGTCACCGCTGGCGCCTCTGCGCCGGACGTTCTGGTGCAGAACGTCATTACTCGCCTGCGTGAGCTGGGCGGTAGCGAAGCTCAGGAGCTGACCGGTCGCGAAGAGAATATCGTATTTGAAGTGCCTCGCGAGCTGCGTGTCGATATACGTGAAGTCGACTAA
- a CDS encoding PTS mannose/fructose/sorbose/N-acetylgalactosamine transporter subunit IIC yields MAFEAALIGILCYLGALSSPWLLGLTGGWYLITRPLVSGMLVGFILGDVQTGIIIGVAVQAVYIAMVTPGGSMPADLNFVAFPAIALGILSNKGPEVAVALAATIGIAGTVLFNTMLVLNSWWNHRADIALEKGDERGVYLNSAIWPQATNFLMRFVPTFIAVYFGAQYINGFMDSLPHVVLSTMNVLGGILPAVGIAILLKQIIKNYSMLIYFLVGFICIVFLKLNMVALVIVGALLALIHYNYKPDPQPATAVKPADDEDEF; encoded by the coding sequence ATGGCTTTTGAAGCTGCATTAATCGGCATTCTCTGTTACCTCGGTGCGCTCAGCAGCCCCTGGCTGCTTGGGCTCACCGGCGGCTGGTATCTGATTACCCGCCCGCTGGTTTCAGGGATGCTGGTGGGGTTTATCCTCGGCGATGTACAAACCGGGATTATCATCGGCGTCGCCGTTCAGGCGGTCTACATTGCGATGGTAACCCCCGGAGGATCGATGCCGGCGGATCTTAACTTTGTCGCCTTCCCGGCCATTGCGTTGGGGATCTTATCGAATAAAGGCCCGGAAGTGGCCGTCGCGCTTGCCGCAACCATCGGCATTGCGGGGACGGTTCTGTTTAACACTATGCTGGTGCTGAACTCATGGTGGAACCACCGAGCGGACATTGCGCTGGAGAAAGGGGACGAGCGCGGTGTTTACCTCAATAGCGCCATCTGGCCGCAGGCCACCAACTTCCTGATGCGTTTCGTACCAACCTTCATCGCCGTCTATTTTGGCGCCCAGTACATCAACGGCTTTATGGATAGTTTGCCGCACGTTGTGCTGTCGACGATGAACGTGCTCGGCGGCATTTTGCCTGCGGTAGGCATCGCCATTCTGCTTAAGCAGATCATCAAAAACTACAGCATGCTGATCTACTTCCTGGTGGGCTTTATCTGCATCGTTTTCCTGAAGCTGAATATGGTAGCGCTGGTGATCGTTGGCGCCCTTTTGGCCCTGATCCATTACAACTACAAGCCGGATCCACAGCCAGCAACTGCGGTGAAACCGGCCGATGACGAGGATGAATTCTGA
- a CDS encoding LacI family DNA-binding transcriptional regulator: protein MTSVTLAQVAERAGVSTATVSMVLSHRGRISEATRKRVLLALDEMGYVYNQTAANLRNRTSNQVGLLLHDITNPFYGEMTAGLSHEMERHDLLLFLANSEESYERQQKFVDSLMRNNACGMVLCGARETPPMFFEALKRRNVPAIMVVRPFENVDFDFVGTDNFLGTRMATQHLLDLGHRHIAFIGGCNGSTTRALRVGGYTSKLLEHNIQPESEWIVPSQASRSDGARVAEALFTRFPQITAAVCYQDIVALGVMQTLRKMGRIVGKDFALVGFDDVTEASMVQPALTTVSVAAKEIGRKAGELLYSRIQGNDEPPKRIILPPALIVRESCGFSQN, encoded by the coding sequence ATGACTTCTGTAACTCTTGCTCAGGTCGCTGAGCGGGCGGGTGTCTCAACCGCAACCGTATCGATGGTGCTAAGTCATCGTGGGCGTATTTCAGAGGCTACAAGGAAGCGGGTATTACTTGCGCTTGATGAAATGGGGTATGTCTATAATCAGACCGCGGCCAATTTACGTAACAGGACCAGTAATCAGGTGGGGCTGCTGCTTCATGATATCACTAACCCTTTTTATGGAGAGATGACCGCAGGGCTAAGCCATGAGATGGAACGCCACGATCTGCTGCTTTTTCTGGCCAACAGTGAGGAGTCTTACGAACGTCAGCAGAAATTTGTCGACTCTCTGATGCGTAATAATGCCTGCGGTATGGTGCTCTGCGGCGCGCGAGAGACGCCGCCAATGTTCTTTGAGGCGTTAAAGAGAAGAAACGTTCCGGCGATTATGGTGGTTCGGCCCTTTGAGAATGTCGATTTTGACTTTGTGGGGACCGATAATTTCCTCGGGACCCGGATGGCGACTCAGCATCTGCTGGACCTCGGCCACCGCCATATCGCTTTTATCGGCGGGTGCAACGGCTCCACCACCCGGGCGCTGCGCGTCGGGGGATATACCAGCAAGCTGCTGGAGCATAATATTCAGCCAGAAAGCGAATGGATAGTGCCCTCTCAGGCTTCCCGGAGTGACGGGGCAAGGGTTGCGGAAGCGCTTTTTACGCGCTTCCCGCAGATAACCGCGGCCGTCTGTTACCAGGATATTGTTGCCCTGGGCGTGATGCAGACGCTGCGCAAGATGGGGCGCATTGTCGGAAAAGATTTTGCGCTGGTTGGATTCGACGACGTGACGGAAGCCTCTATGGTGCAGCCCGCGCTGACTACGGTCTCCGTGGCGGCTAAAGAGATTGGCCGGAAAGCGGGAGAGCTGCTCTATAGCCGAATTCAGGGGAACGATGAACCGCCTAAAAGAATTATTTTGCCGCCGGCGCTTATCGTCCGAGAGTCATGCGGTTTCAGCCAGAATTAA
- a CDS encoding PTS system mannose/fructose/N-acetylgalactosamine-transporter subunit IIB — translation MSISFVRIDDRVIHGQLITRWAKELPCDGIVAIDDAVAADPLLSSVMKGAVQDTKVWLFDTATAIEKLPKIIASEKRYFVIGKSPVTLQHIEQAGISLQNANRKINVGPMSARANTTTIGPNQAVSGEEASAFDYLAERGHQIEFRLVPDASCFSWQDARQKIK, via the coding sequence ATGAGTATTTCATTTGTACGTATTGACGACCGGGTGATCCACGGCCAGCTGATCACCCGCTGGGCAAAAGAGCTGCCGTGCGACGGTATTGTGGCCATTGATGATGCTGTCGCCGCCGACCCGCTTCTGTCCTCGGTAATGAAAGGCGCGGTGCAGGACACCAAAGTCTGGCTGTTCGATACCGCCACCGCCATTGAGAAGCTGCCGAAAATCATCGCCAGCGAGAAGCGTTATTTCGTGATTGGCAAGTCACCGGTCACGCTTCAGCACATCGAGCAGGCGGGCATCAGCCTGCAAAATGCTAACCGCAAAATCAACGTTGGGCCAATGAGCGCCCGCGCCAACACCACCACCATAGGGCCAAACCAGGCGGTCAGCGGAGAAGAAGCTTCGGCTTTCGACTATCTGGCAGAGCGTGGGCATCAGATTGAATTTCGCCTGGTGCCGGACGCAAGCTGCTTTAGCTGGCAGGACGCCCGACAAAAAATAAAATAA
- a CDS encoding PTS system mannose/fructose/sorbose family transporter subunit IID translates to MEDRKLTRQDLRRCWRSWMMYNLSSMSFERLESFGFCLSMLPVAKKLYPDLQERKEMLKRHASFYNTEPQLGAIVNGMVLGLEEKRANGEPIDGETINTLKVGLMGPVAGIGDSMIPGMLIPILLSIGMALAAGGNILGPLFYCVAWLAIILPGSWFLFLKGYRMGSTSVEMLVSSKSNRLREALSLLGVFVMGGVAASYVKLGTGLEFITKDGVNIHLQQMLDGIFPQLLPLIVVLGTWYLMAKRGLSPVKAMLMLLVLAALGVAVGLFAA, encoded by the coding sequence ATGGAAGATCGCAAACTCACCCGCCAGGATCTGCGCCGCTGCTGGCGCAGCTGGATGATGTACAACCTGTCTTCAATGAGCTTCGAACGCCTGGAATCCTTCGGCTTTTGCCTGAGTATGCTACCCGTGGCGAAGAAGCTTTATCCTGATCTTCAGGAGCGCAAGGAAATGCTCAAACGGCATGCGTCGTTTTACAACACCGAACCGCAGCTGGGCGCTATCGTTAACGGCATGGTGCTGGGTCTGGAGGAGAAACGCGCCAACGGCGAGCCGATCGACGGTGAAACCATCAACACCCTGAAGGTGGGGCTGATGGGGCCGGTCGCCGGGATTGGCGACTCCATGATCCCCGGTATGTTGATTCCTATCCTGCTAAGCATCGGCATGGCGCTGGCGGCAGGGGGCAATATTCTTGGGCCACTCTTCTACTGCGTTGCGTGGCTCGCCATCATTCTCCCCGGCTCGTGGTTCCTGTTCCTCAAAGGCTACCGCATGGGCTCAACGTCGGTTGAGATGCTGGTCAGCAGCAAATCAAACCGTCTACGCGAGGCGCTTTCTCTGCTCGGCGTCTTTGTGATGGGCGGCGTGGCCGCAAGCTATGTCAAATTGGGCACCGGCCTGGAGTTCATTACCAAAGACGGCGTGAATATCCACCTGCAGCAAATGCTGGACGGTATTTTCCCGCAGCTTTTACCGCTGATAGTGGTGCTGGGGACCTGGTATTTAATGGCAAAACGCGGCCTGTCGCCGGTTAAGGCGATGCTGATGCTGCTGGTTCTCGCGGCTCTTGGGGTGGCAGTGGGATTATTTGCAGCTTAA
- the fkpB gene encoding FKBP-type peptidyl-prolyl cis-trans isomerase, whose amino-acid sequence MAESVQTNSAVLVHFTLKLEDGSTAESTRANGKPALFRLGDETLSPGLEDQLVGLKAGDKKAFSLAPEAAFGIPSPDMIQYFSRREFVDAGEPEPGAIMLFTAMDGSEMPGVVREVNGDSITVDFNHPLAGQTIHFDIEVLEVDPVLEALNADPVG is encoded by the coding sequence ATGGCTGAGTCCGTACAAACCAACAGCGCGGTGCTGGTGCATTTCACGCTGAAGCTTGAGGATGGCTCCACCGCCGAGTCAACCCGCGCTAACGGTAAGCCTGCGCTGTTCCGCCTGGGGGATGAGACTTTGTCCCCTGGTCTGGAAGACCAGCTGGTTGGCCTGAAGGCCGGAGATAAAAAGGCGTTCTCGCTGGCGCCCGAGGCGGCTTTTGGCATTCCAAGCCCTGACATGATCCAGTATTTCTCACGTCGTGAGTTTGTTGATGCCGGCGAGCCGGAACCCGGCGCGATCATGCTGTTTACCGCAATGGATGGCAGTGAAATGCCGGGCGTGGTGCGTGAGGTGAACGGTGACTCGATCACCGTAGACTTTAACCATCCGCTGGCCGGGCAAACTATCCATTTTGATATTGAAGTGCTGGAAGTTGATCCGGTACTGGAGGCGTTGAATGCAGATCCTGTTGGCTAA
- the rihC gene encoding ribonucleoside hydrolase RihC, with amino-acid sequence MSRTPIILDTDPGIDDAVAIAAALYAPELDLKLITTVAGNVSVDKTTRNALQLMEFWQKETPVARGASVPLLRPLRDAAYVHGESGMEGYLFTETSRSTLPVPAFQAMYECLINSDEPVTLVTIGPLTNVALLLTQYPESKARIKRVVMMGGSAGRGNFTPTAEFNMAIDPEAASRVFESGLEIVMCGLDVTNRAILSPEYLASLPELNRTGKMLHALFSHYRSGSMETGLRMHDLTAIAWLVKPELFHTWPCFVAVETHGTYTSGTTVVDIEHRLERPANAHVALDIDVPGFQSWVSEVLALAP; translated from the coding sequence ATGAGCAGAACCCCGATTATTCTCGATACCGATCCCGGTATTGATGACGCGGTAGCTATCGCTGCCGCTCTGTATGCGCCCGAGCTGGATTTAAAACTTATCACCACGGTCGCCGGTAATGTCTCCGTGGATAAAACCACCCGTAATGCCCTGCAGCTGATGGAATTCTGGCAAAAGGAGACGCCTGTTGCCCGAGGCGCTTCGGTACCGCTGCTGCGCCCGTTGCGGGATGCGGCGTATGTGCACGGCGAGTCAGGGATGGAAGGCTATCTCTTTACGGAAACGTCCCGCAGTACGCTGCCTGTGCCCGCATTTCAGGCCATGTACGAGTGCCTGATAAACAGCGATGAGCCGGTGACTCTGGTCACCATTGGTCCGCTGACCAACGTCGCTTTATTGCTGACTCAGTACCCGGAGAGCAAGGCACGCATTAAACGTGTGGTCATGATGGGCGGATCTGCAGGGCGAGGCAACTTTACGCCAACGGCCGAATTCAACATGGCTATCGATCCTGAAGCCGCTTCCCGAGTCTTTGAGAGCGGGCTGGAGATAGTCATGTGCGGGCTGGATGTTACCAACCGGGCAATACTTTCCCCCGAGTATCTGGCCTCCCTGCCGGAGCTGAACCGCACCGGGAAAATGCTGCATGCGTTATTCAGCCATTACCGCAGCGGCAGCATGGAAACCGGGCTGCGAATGCATGATTTGACCGCCATAGCCTGGCTGGTGAAACCCGAACTGTTTCATACCTGGCCCTGTTTCGTGGCGGTGGAAACGCACGGGACTTATACCAGCGGAACGACGGTGGTAGATATTGAACATCGCCTCGAGCGTCCGGCTAACGCGCATGTCGCGCTGGATATTGATGTGCCTGGTTTTCAATCCTGGGTCTCTGAGGTGCTGGCGTTAGCGCCATAA
- a CDS encoding PTS sugar transporter subunit IIA, producing the protein MINVILATHGPLAEAMIASARMVYGELEHVFPVVLSETKGIESFRDEFASVLRKAGQNADGILVLCDLQSGTPWNVACHHAFSPSTTPPMAVLGGVNFPMLLLSDEIVTLTDVEQAAAALLEQTKETIVQARLTETQQSDDF; encoded by the coding sequence ATGATTAACGTTATTTTAGCCACTCACGGCCCTCTCGCCGAAGCCATGATCGCCAGCGCCCGTATGGTTTATGGCGAGCTGGAGCACGTTTTTCCCGTCGTTCTTAGCGAAACAAAGGGCATTGAAAGCTTCCGCGACGAGTTCGCCTCGGTCCTGCGCAAAGCCGGCCAGAATGCCGATGGCATACTTGTGCTGTGTGATTTACAAAGCGGTACGCCGTGGAATGTTGCCTGCCACCACGCGTTCTCTCCCTCAACGACGCCGCCGATGGCGGTACTGGGCGGCGTTAATTTTCCGATGCTGTTACTCAGCGACGAGATCGTCACGCTAACCGATGTAGAACAAGCGGCGGCCGCTCTGCTTGAGCAAACCAAAGAGACGATCGTTCAGGCGCGCCTGACAGAAACTCAACAATCCGATGATTTTTAG
- a CDS encoding class I mannose-6-phosphate isomerase codes for MKKSAYNQFPEVRIDGFAGHAWQGWEAIARKVQAALSQNGKTVLVIDCYPGVRLDELQTRLVNKLCPLRAINVEDARHSEQHLHDLLASNLTDDRVFGVLSCHQLIEFFDAGKLAQMQHEVEEIEAGLVVVYGPGAALVHEGDVLVYADLARWEIQQRFRSGELGNWGTENQQEDILRRYKRAFFIEWRVFDRHKTPLLKRADFLLDTNQKESPTLVTGEALRHALQQTTRQPFRVVPFFDPGVWGGQWMKEKFDLDPSKPNYAWCFDCVPEENSLLLRVGDVRVEIPSQDLVLLYPRPLLGEKVHARFGAEFPIRFDFLDTVGGQNLSFQVHPLTEYIQQHFGMHYTQDESYYLLEAEPGAEVYLGTKTGISPQEMLNDLAAAQRGEKAFDDEKFVNRFPAHKHDHFLIPAGTVHCAGSGAMVLEISATPYIFTFKLWDWGRLGLDGLPRPVHLEHGQHVIDWQRDTEWATEHLINQFEPVAEGDGWREERTGLHEREFIETRRHWFSKPVLHDTQGGVNVLNLVEGSEALVDSPNNAFEPFVVHYAETFIVPAAVGEYRISPYGEGVGQQLATMKAWVRG; via the coding sequence ATGAAAAAGTCAGCATATAACCAATTTCCTGAAGTCAGGATTGATGGATTTGCCGGCCACGCCTGGCAAGGCTGGGAGGCGATCGCCCGCAAGGTACAGGCAGCACTTTCTCAAAACGGGAAAACCGTACTGGTGATCGACTGCTATCCCGGCGTACGCCTGGATGAACTGCAAACCCGCCTCGTCAATAAGCTATGCCCGCTGCGGGCGATCAATGTCGAAGATGCTCGCCACAGCGAACAGCATCTGCACGATCTTCTTGCCAGTAATCTGACGGACGATCGCGTATTTGGCGTCCTTTCCTGCCACCAGCTCATTGAGTTTTTCGATGCCGGGAAACTGGCGCAAATGCAGCATGAAGTAGAGGAAATTGAGGCCGGCCTGGTAGTGGTTTATGGCCCCGGAGCAGCGCTGGTGCATGAGGGGGACGTGCTGGTGTATGCCGACTTAGCGCGCTGGGAGATCCAGCAGCGTTTTCGTAGCGGTGAGCTGGGCAACTGGGGCACGGAAAATCAGCAGGAAGATATACTGCGCCGCTATAAAAGAGCCTTCTTTATTGAATGGCGCGTGTTCGACCGCCATAAAACGCCACTGCTGAAACGCGCTGATTTCCTGTTGGATACCAATCAGAAAGAGTCTCCGACGCTGGTAACTGGAGAGGCATTGCGCCACGCGTTACAACAAACGACACGCCAACCTTTCCGCGTCGTGCCCTTCTTCGACCCGGGAGTCTGGGGCGGACAATGGATGAAAGAAAAATTCGATCTCGACCCCTCGAAGCCAAACTACGCATGGTGTTTTGACTGTGTGCCCGAGGAAAACAGCCTGTTACTGCGTGTTGGTGACGTGCGGGTCGAGATCCCCTCTCAGGATCTGGTTCTGCTCTACCCCCGCCCGCTGCTGGGTGAAAAGGTACATGCCCGCTTTGGCGCAGAGTTCCCAATCCGCTTTGATTTTCTGGATACCGTCGGCGGCCAGAATCTCAGTTTCCAGGTGCATCCGCTAACGGAGTACATCCAGCAGCATTTCGGCATGCACTACACCCAGGACGAAAGCTACTACCTGCTGGAGGCCGAGCCGGGCGCGGAAGTCTATCTGGGTACCAAAACAGGCATCAGCCCGCAGGAGATGCTGAACGATCTTGCCGCAGCACAGCGCGGTGAGAAGGCCTTCGATGACGAGAAATTCGTTAACCGTTTCCCGGCGCATAAACACGATCATTTCCTGATCCCGGCGGGGACCGTGCACTGCGCTGGCTCAGGCGCCATGGTGCTGGAAATCAGCGCTACGCCTTACATCTTCACCTTCAAGCTGTGGGACTGGGGCCGCCTGGGGCTGGATGGCCTGCCGCGCCCGGTGCACCTTGAGCACGGTCAGCACGTGATTGACTGGCAGCGCGATACCGAATGGGCGACAGAGCACCTGATCAACCAATTCGAACCCGTCGCCGAGGGCGATGGCTGGCGCGAAGAGCGTACCGGTTTGCACGAGCGCGAATTTATAGAAACCCGCCGTCACTGGTTCAGCAAGCCCGTCCTTCACGATACTCAGGGAGGCGTTAACGTATTGAATCTGGTGGAAGGCAGCGAGGCGCTGGTGGACAGCCCCAATAATGCCTTCGAACCCTTCGTCGTGCACTACGCCGAAACCTTCATCGTTCCGGCCGCCGTGGGCGAATACAGAATCTCACCTTATGGCGAGGGCGTCGGACAGCAGCTCGCCACGATGAAAGCCTGGGTCAGGGGATAA
- the dapB gene encoding 4-hydroxy-tetrahydrodipicolinate reductase translates to MHDAQIRVAIAGAGGRMGRQLIQAALQLDGVQLGAALERSGSSLVGSDAGELAGVAKTGVLVSDSLEAVANDFDVFIDFTRPEGTLAHLAFCLKHGKGMVIGTTGFDDAGKQAINDAAREIPIVFAANFSVGVNVMLKLLEKAAKVMGDYTDIEIIEAHHRYKVDAPSGTALAMGEAIAQAMDKDLKDCAVYAREGHTGERVPGTIGFATVRAGDIVGEHTAMFADIGERVEITHKASSRMTFANGAVRAASWLKGKNNGIFDMRDVLDLNNL, encoded by the coding sequence ATGCATGATGCACAGATTCGCGTCGCCATCGCGGGAGCAGGCGGTCGTATGGGGCGCCAGTTAATTCAGGCGGCTCTGCAGCTTGATGGCGTTCAGCTTGGCGCAGCGCTTGAGCGTTCTGGTTCTTCCCTGGTCGGCAGCGACGCAGGTGAACTGGCCGGGGTGGCAAAAACCGGCGTGCTGGTGAGCGATAGCCTGGAGGCGGTCGCCAACGATTTCGACGTCTTTATTGATTTTACTCGTCCGGAAGGCACGCTGGCTCACCTGGCATTTTGCCTTAAGCACGGCAAAGGGATGGTTATCGGCACCACCGGTTTTGATGATGCCGGCAAACAGGCCATTAACGATGCCGCGCGCGAAATCCCCATTGTCTTTGCGGCTAACTTTAGCGTGGGCGTGAACGTGATGCTGAAGCTGCTGGAGAAGGCGGCGAAAGTTATGGGTGATTACACCGACATCGAAATCATCGAAGCGCATCATCGCTACAAAGTGGACGCCCCTTCCGGCACCGCGCTGGCGATGGGGGAGGCCATTGCCCAGGCAATGGACAAAGATCTTAAAGACTGCGCCGTTTATGCCCGCGAAGGCCATACCGGCGAGCGTGTGCCTGGCACCATCGGTTTCGCTACCGTGCGCGCAGGCGACATTGTCGGCGAACATACCGCAATGTTTGCAGATATTGGCGAGCGCGTTGAGATTACCCACAAGGCTTCAAGCCGCATGACCTTTGCTAATGGTGCTGTTCGTGCTGCTTCATGGCTTAAGGGTAAAAATAACGGGATTTTTGATATGAGAGACGTGCTCGATCTCAATAATTTGTAG